The following are encoded in a window of Manihot esculenta cultivar AM560-2 chromosome 8, M.esculenta_v8, whole genome shotgun sequence genomic DNA:
- the LOC110621690 gene encoding ankyrin-1 isoform X1: MAPDASDALAVRQKVQQFLTAARTGNLDLLKNVAAQLDDGRGIAKAVADIKDANKRGALHFAAREGQTEVCKFLVEDLKLDVDTKDEDGDTPLLHAARQGHTATAKYLIEHGANPSIPSDLGATPLHHSAGIGNIELLRYLLSKGVEVDSESDAGTPLIWAAGHAQPDALKVLLEHHANPNSETEDNITPLLSAVAAGSLACLESLVQAGANVNVIAGGATPLHIAADNGSPEILKCLLKAGADPNVTDEDGQKPIQVAATRGNLAAVEILFPVTSKVQAIPEWTIDGILRYMQSETNKQMEEMRNPRELIDTEGTAVPKKDLPEVSPEAKRRAAEAKSRGDEAFRRREYRMAVDAYTQAIDLDPTNATLLSNRSLCWVRLGQPEHALTDAKACRALRPDWSKACYREGAALRLLQRFDEAANSFYEGVMLDPDNKELVSAFRIFRRSRLLVEGVSQRVFTSWISNYLDLLDLWEAVEAGRKFHGTDEKKS, translated from the exons ATGGCCCCCGATGCCTCTGATGCTCTTGCAG TCAGGCAGAAAGTTCAGCAGTTCCTCACTGCTGCAAGAACCGGGAACCTCGATCTTCTGAAAA ATGTAGCAGCGCAGCTCGATGATGGGAGAGGAATCGCAAAAGCTGTGGCGGATATAAAGGATGCTAACAAACGAGGGGCTCTTCATTTTGCGGCGAGGGAGGGACAGACTGAAGTGTGCAAGTTCTTAGTGGAGGACTTGAAGCTTGATGTGGATACCAAGGATGAAGACG GTGATACTCCTCTTCTTCATGCTGCTCGTCAAGGACATACTGCTACTGCTAAATACCTTATTGAGCATGGTGCCAATCCTTCCATTCCAAGTGATTTAGGGGCCACACCTTTGCATCATTCTGCAGGGATAG GAAATATCGAGTTGCTGAGGTATTTACTTTCCAAGGGCGTTGAGGTAGATTCTGAAAGTGATGCAGGCACTCCTCTAATTTGGGCTGCCGGTCATGCTCAGCCTGATGCTTTGAAAGTTTTGTTGGAGCACCATGCTAAC CCTAATAGTGAAACTGAAGATAATATAACTCCACTATTGTCAGCTGTTGCTGCCGGTTCATTAGCTTGTTTAGAATCATTAGTTCAG GCAGGTGCTAATGTAAATGTTATTGCTGGTGGAGCCACTCCATTGCATATTGCTGCTGATAATGGTAGCCCTGAAATCTTGAAATGTTTATTAAAAGCTGGGGCTGATCCTAATGTCACTGATGAG GATGGCCAGAAACCAATACAGGTTGCAGCAACAAGAGGTAATCTTGCAGCCGTTGAGATCCTTTTTCCCGTGACATCAAAAGTTCAAGCCATCCCAGAGTGGACTATTGATGGAATTCTCAGATATATGCAGTCTGAAACTAACAAACAAATG GAAGAAATGAGGAATCCAAGGGAATTAATCGATACAGAGGGCACTGCAGTACCAAAAAAGGATCTCCCTGAG GTATCACCTGAAGCAAAGAGGAGAGCTGCAGAAGCAAAATCAAGAGGAGATGAAGCTTTCAGAAGAAGGGAATATCGTATGGCAGTGGATGCTTATACACAA GCAATTGATCTCGATCCTACTAATGCCACGTTGCTTTCAAATAGAAGCCTTTGTTGGGTACGCTTGGGACAACCTGAGCATGCATTAACTGATGCGAAGGCTTGCAGAGCATTAAGACCAGATTGGTCAAAAGCTTGCTATCGGGAAGGTGCAGCTCTACGTTTATTGCAG AGGTTCGATGAAGCagcaaattcattttatgaggGGGTGATGCTTGACCCTGACAATAAGGAGCTTGTGTCAGCATTTAG gatctttcgacgaagcagattattggtagagggagtgagtcagagggtctttacgtcttggatcagcaactacctcgatctcctcgatctctg
- the LOC110621690 gene encoding ankyrin-1 isoform X2 gives MAPDASDALAVRQKVQQFLTAARTGNLDLLKNVAAQLDDGRGIAKAVADIKDANKRGALHFAAREGQTEVCKFLVEDLKLDVDTKDEDGDTPLLHAARQGHTATAKYLIEHGANPSIPSDLGATPLHHSAGIGNIELLRYLLSKGVEVDSESDAGTPLIWAAGHAQPDALKVLLEHHANPNSETEDNITPLLSAVAAGSLACLESLVQAGANVNVIAGGATPLHIAADNGSPEILKCLLKAGADPNVTDEDGQKPIQVAATRGNLAAVEILFPVTSKVQAIPEWTIDGILRYMQSETNKQMEEMRNPRELIDTEGTAVPKKDLPEVSPEAKRRAAEAKSRGDEAFRRREYRMAVDAYTQAIDLDPTNATLLSNRSLCWVRLGQPEHALTDAKACRALRPDWSKACYREGAALRLLQRFDEAANSFYEGVMLDPDNKELVSAFREAVEAGRKFHGTDEKKS, from the exons ATGGCCCCCGATGCCTCTGATGCTCTTGCAG TCAGGCAGAAAGTTCAGCAGTTCCTCACTGCTGCAAGAACCGGGAACCTCGATCTTCTGAAAA ATGTAGCAGCGCAGCTCGATGATGGGAGAGGAATCGCAAAAGCTGTGGCGGATATAAAGGATGCTAACAAACGAGGGGCTCTTCATTTTGCGGCGAGGGAGGGACAGACTGAAGTGTGCAAGTTCTTAGTGGAGGACTTGAAGCTTGATGTGGATACCAAGGATGAAGACG GTGATACTCCTCTTCTTCATGCTGCTCGTCAAGGACATACTGCTACTGCTAAATACCTTATTGAGCATGGTGCCAATCCTTCCATTCCAAGTGATTTAGGGGCCACACCTTTGCATCATTCTGCAGGGATAG GAAATATCGAGTTGCTGAGGTATTTACTTTCCAAGGGCGTTGAGGTAGATTCTGAAAGTGATGCAGGCACTCCTCTAATTTGGGCTGCCGGTCATGCTCAGCCTGATGCTTTGAAAGTTTTGTTGGAGCACCATGCTAAC CCTAATAGTGAAACTGAAGATAATATAACTCCACTATTGTCAGCTGTTGCTGCCGGTTCATTAGCTTGTTTAGAATCATTAGTTCAG GCAGGTGCTAATGTAAATGTTATTGCTGGTGGAGCCACTCCATTGCATATTGCTGCTGATAATGGTAGCCCTGAAATCTTGAAATGTTTATTAAAAGCTGGGGCTGATCCTAATGTCACTGATGAG GATGGCCAGAAACCAATACAGGTTGCAGCAACAAGAGGTAATCTTGCAGCCGTTGAGATCCTTTTTCCCGTGACATCAAAAGTTCAAGCCATCCCAGAGTGGACTATTGATGGAATTCTCAGATATATGCAGTCTGAAACTAACAAACAAATG GAAGAAATGAGGAATCCAAGGGAATTAATCGATACAGAGGGCACTGCAGTACCAAAAAAGGATCTCCCTGAG GTATCACCTGAAGCAAAGAGGAGAGCTGCAGAAGCAAAATCAAGAGGAGATGAAGCTTTCAGAAGAAGGGAATATCGTATGGCAGTGGATGCTTATACACAA GCAATTGATCTCGATCCTACTAATGCCACGTTGCTTTCAAATAGAAGCCTTTGTTGGGTACGCTTGGGACAACCTGAGCATGCATTAACTGATGCGAAGGCTTGCAGAGCATTAAGACCAGATTGGTCAAAAGCTTGCTATCGGGAAGGTGCAGCTCTACGTTTATTGCAG AGGTTCGATGAAGCagcaaattcattttatgaggGGGTGATGCTTGACCCTGACAATAAGGAGCTTGTGTCAGCATTTAG
- the LOC110621594 gene encoding uncharacterized protein LOC110621594 has product MAKNLSSSSWSPSLHGSDTLEELQHMPLAPPMWKNKKRLSKQLSMCETRRDRAWEKRRRQILRQERRKNNIIDSDDLTDEDLNELKGCIELGFGFNEEEGHQLCNTLPALDLYFAVNRQLSPSPSSTPQSGGSMSRSSSSLGRRSSSFGSSPNESDWKICSPGDDPQQVKTKLRHWAQAVACSVMQSY; this is encoded by the exons ATGGCCAAGAACTTGTCATCCTCATCATGGTCACCATCATTGCACGGTTCAGACACGTTGGAGGAGTTGCAGCACATGCCATTGGCACCTCCCATGTGGAAGAACAAGAAGCGCTTATCAAAACAGCTATCCATGTGCGAGACTCGACGGGACAGAGCCTGGGAGAAGAGGCGTCGCCAGATTCTTAggcaagaaagaagaaagaacaaTATTATTGACTCCGATGACTTGACCGATGAAGACTTGAACGAGCTTAAAGGGTGTATAGAACTTGGGTTTGGGTTCAATGAAGAAGAAGGGCACCAACTGTGCAACACCTTACCAGCTCTTGATCTTTATTTTGCAGTAAACCGACAGCTTTCACCTAGTCCATCATCGACACCGCAAAGCGGAGGTTCCATGTCCAGGTCCTCATCATCGCTAGGTCGGCGATCGTCATCGTTTGGCAGCTCACCCAATGAATCAGATTGGAAAATATGCAGCCCAG GTGATGATCCTCAACAGGTGAAGACCAAGTTAAGGCATTGGGCCCAAGCCGTAGCATGTTCAGTGATGCAGTCTTATTGA
- the LOC110620173 gene encoding histone H1 isoform X1, whose protein sequence is MADSEFEAPALPAVTGKKSKRATTKATAVKANAPKAKKTAVEKKAKSPRAYPSFLVMITDAIVILKERTGSSQHAITKFIEEKQKKLPSNFKKLLLVQLKRLVASGKLVKVKNSYKLPPTRAAPAKKPADVKPKVATTKPKTAKVVAKPKAKVATKPKAKAPVKAKPAVKPKAKPTVKPKAKPTVKPKAKPTVKPKAKPTVKPKAKSAVKSRAKPKTSAKPAKVAKTAAKTSAGKKTTKRAKK, encoded by the exons ATGGCCGACTCCGAATTTGAAGCTCCTGCTTTGCCGGCGGTGACCGGTAAGAAGTCCAAGAGAGCCACCACAAAGGCCACAGCGGTCAAGGCCAATGCTCCAAAAGCCAAGAAGACAGCAGTGGAGAAGAAGGCCAAGTCTCCTCGCGCTTATCCTTCTTTCCTTGTG ATGATAACTGATGCGATTGTGATACTGAAAGAGAGGACTGGATCGAGCCAACATGCGATCACTAAGTTCATCGAAGAGAAGCAAAAGAAGTTGCCTTCGAATTTTAAAAAGCTTTTGCTGGTTCAATTGAAGAGACTTGTTGCCTCTGGCAAGCTCGTCAAAGTGAAAAATTCGTACAAGCTTCCCCCAACTCGCGCTGCTCCGGCCAAAAAACCAGCCGATGTGAAGCCCAAGGTTGCAACCACCAAGCCAAAAACTGCAAAAGTTGTTGCGAAGCCCAAAGCCAAGGTGGCGACCAAGCCAAAGGCAAAAGCACCTGTGAAAGCTAAGCCAGCAGTGAAGCCGAAGGCTAAGCCAACAGTGAAGCCGAAGGCTAAGCCAACAGTGAAGCCGAAGGCTAAGCCAACAGTGAAGCCGAAGGCTAAGCCAACAGTGAAGCCGAAGGCTAAGTCGGCAGTGAAGTCGAGGGCAAAGCCGAAAACTTCGGCCAAGCCAGCTAAGGTGGCGAAAACTGCTGCCAAAACTTCGGCAGGAAAGAAAACGACGAAGAGGGCGAAGAAATGA
- the LOC110620173 gene encoding histone H1 isoform X2, protein MADSEFEAPALPAVTGKKSKRATTKATAVKANAPKAKKTAVEKKAKSPRAYPSFLVMITDAIVILKERTGSSQHAITKFIEEKQKKLPSNFKKLLLVQLKRLVASGKLVKVKNSYKLPPTRAAPAKKPADVKPKVATTKPKTAKVVAKPKAKVATKPKAKAPVKAKPTVKPKAKPTVKPKAKSAVKSRAKPKTSAKPAKVAKTAAKTSAGKKTTKRAKK, encoded by the exons ATGGCCGACTCCGAATTTGAAGCTCCTGCTTTGCCGGCGGTGACCGGTAAGAAGTCCAAGAGAGCCACCACAAAGGCCACAGCGGTCAAGGCCAATGCTCCAAAAGCCAAGAAGACAGCAGTGGAGAAGAAGGCCAAGTCTCCTCGCGCTTATCCTTCTTTCCTTGTG ATGATAACTGATGCGATTGTGATACTGAAAGAGAGGACTGGATCGAGCCAACATGCGATCACTAAGTTCATCGAAGAGAAGCAAAAGAAGTTGCCTTCGAATTTTAAAAAGCTTTTGCTGGTTCAATTGAAGAGACTTGTTGCCTCTGGCAAGCTCGTCAAAGTGAAAAATTCGTACAAGCTTCCCCCAACTCGCGCTGCTCCGGCCAAAAAACCAGCCGATGTGAAGCCCAAGGTTGCAACCACCAAGCCAAAAACTGCAAAAGTTGTTGCGAAGCCCAAAGCCAAGGTGGCGACCAAGCCAAAGGCAAAAGCACCTGTGAAA GCTAAGCCAACAGTGAAGCCGAAGGCTAAGCCAACAGTGAAGCCGAAGGCTAAGTCGGCAGTGAAGTCGAGGGCAAAGCCGAAAACTTCGGCCAAGCCAGCTAAGGTGGCGAAAACTGCTGCCAAAACTTCGGCAGGAAAGAAAACGACGAAGAGGGCGAAGAAATGA
- the LOC110620294 gene encoding histone H1, with translation MADSEVQAPAVPAVADTKSKRASTKATAAKANAPKAKKATVEKKAKSPRAYPSFLEMITDAIATMKERTGSSQHAITKFIEEKQKKLPSNFRKLLLVQLKRLVASGKLVKVKNSYKLPPTRSAPAKKPADVKPKVAASKPKTGKVVAKPKAKVATKPKPKAPVKAKPTAKPKAKTAVKPKAKPAVKPKAKPAVRPKAKSAVKSKPKPKTVAKPTKVAKTAAKTTPGKKTAKKAKK, from the exons ATGGCCGACTCTGAAGTTCAGGCTCCTGCTGTGCCGGCGGTGGCCGATACGAAGTCCAAGAGAGCCAGCACAAAGGCCACCGCGGCCAAGGCCAATGCTCCAAAAGCCAAGAAGGCAACAGTGGAGAAGAAGGCCAAGTCTCCTCGCGCTTATCCTTCTTTCCTTGAG ATGATAACTGATGCTATTGCTACAATGAAAGAGAGGACTGGATCTAGCCAACATGCAATCACTAAGTTTATCGAAGAGAAGCAAAAGAAGTTGCCTTCAAATTTTAGAAAGCTTCTGCTGGTTCAATTGAAGAGACTTGTTGCCTCTGGCAAGCTCGTTAAAGTGAAAAACTCGTACAAGCTTCCCCCAACTCGCTCTGCTCCGGCTAAGAAACCAGCTGATGTGAAGCCTAAGGTTGCGGCCAGCAAGCCAAAAACTGGAAAAGTTGTTGCGAAGCCCAAAGCCAAAGTGGCAACCAAGCCAAAGCCAAAAGCACCTGTGAAAGCTAAGCCGACTGCCAAGCCGAAGGCTAAAACAGCAGTGAAGCCGAAAGCTAAGCCAGCAGTGAAGCCGAAAGCTAAACCAGCAGTGAGGCCGAAGGCTAAGTCGGCAGTAAAATCGAAGCCAAAGCCGAAAACTGTGGCCAAGCCAACTAAGGTGGCGAAAACTGCTGCCAAAACTACGCCCGGAAAGAAGACAGCGAAGAAGGCGAAGAAATGA